One Chloroflexota bacterium DNA segment encodes these proteins:
- a CDS encoding response regulator, with protein sequence MKSNSLTIRDVAQYCRVSQFTVLKWIQQGKLEACQTADGQLFVPFQEFQAFLRIHGMPIDGFYFRVKGNPKRILVISAEDEITESLVRTLCQMSVVLQVFSVRNWSEARCQIVALKPDLIILDLRHLGLDGTEMRHWLRQNPARAHIKLLAIVDADESEDLQRLSEKGVDEVVQQPLDAATLQKKIHALLMDT encoded by the coding sequence GTGAAGTCGAACTCTCTTACCATCAGAGATGTAGCACAGTACTGTCGTGTCAGCCAATTCACAGTGCTGAAATGGATACAGCAAGGAAAACTCGAGGCATGTCAGACCGCCGACGGCCAACTTTTTGTGCCCTTCCAGGAATTTCAAGCCTTCCTGCGGATACACGGCATGCCCATTGACGGCTTTTACTTTCGGGTCAAGGGGAATCCCAAGCGCATTCTGGTGATCAGCGCTGAGGATGAAATCACCGAGTCCCTCGTGCGCACCCTCTGCCAGATGAGCGTAGTCCTTCAGGTCTTTTCCGTGCGTAACTGGAGCGAGGCCCGTTGCCAGATCGTTGCTCTGAAACCTGACCTGATCATACTCGATCTAAGGCATCTCGGTCTGGATGGAACGGAGATGCGACATTGGCTGAGGCAAAATCCCGCTCGTGCGCACATTAAGCTGTTGGCTATTGTGGATGCAGATGAGTCAGAGGATCTGCAGCGCCTTTCGGAGAAAGGAGTTGACGAGGTAGTCCAACAGCCGTTGGATGCCGCCACTCTGCAGAAAAAGATACACGCTTTGCTGATGGACACGTAG
- a CDS encoding NAD(P)H-dependent oxidoreductase produces the protein MSGKKVLVVFHSSSGNTKKVGQAIAERLSAAVEEIQEVNPRPVDIRGKGLRNFLNMGFVVFHALTNRTVPIKAAQHDPADYDLVVIGTPVYASSLSAPVRAYLRQYSSRCKEVAFFSTGLDPNPAPRVFQQMEQVCDKTPKAVYAFQAQRILAEDFPSQLQEFISRL, from the coding sequence ATGAGCGGCAAGAAAGTACTGGTCGTATTCCATTCATCGTCTGGAAACACAAAGAAGGTGGGGCAGGCTATTGCAGAAAGATTGTCCGCCGCGGTCGAGGAAATTCAAGAAGTCAATCCACGACCTGTGGACATCCGGGGTAAGGGCTTGCGTAACTTTTTGAACATGGGGTTTGTTGTTTTTCATGCCCTCACCAATCGTACCGTGCCCATTAAGGCAGCGCAGCACGACCCGGCGGACTATGACTTGGTGGTCATTGGCACACCGGTCTATGCCTCGTCGCTCTCGGCGCCGGTGCGAGCGTATCTTCGTCAATATAGCAGCAGGTGCAAAGAGGTCGCTTTCTTCTCCACAGGGTTGGATCCAAATCCAGCGCCAAGGGTTTTCCAGCAGATGGAGCAGGTTTGTGACAAGACTCCAAAGGCGGTCTATGCTTTTCAAGCTCAGCGCATCCTCGCAGAGGACTTCCCCTCCCAGCTTCAGGAGTTCATTTCCCGACTCTAA
- a CDS encoding MEDS domain-containing protein: MKALHQGEYILGTRQRCQNSHQAKHICFVYESEEEYRAMIAFFLRQGLARSERVLSVKQECARGGATIRYISRLP; the protein is encoded by the coding sequence ATAAAAGCACTCCATCAGGGAGAATATATCCTTGGAACTCGGCAGCGCTGCCAGAACTCGCACCAGGCCAAGCATATTTGCTTCGTCTACGAATCTGAGGAAGAATACCGTGCCATGATCGCGTTTTTCCTACGCCAGGGATTGGCACGTAGTGAGAGAGTGCTGTCAGTTAAGCAGGAATGCGCACGGGGCGGCGCTACTATTCGTTATATTTCACGTCTTCCTTAG
- a CDS encoding response regulator transcription factor produces the protein MQNSKRILVVDDHVEVANLCKRALLSEGYQVSVAYNGVEALQCAERERPDLVILDILMPGIDGIELCKSLRATPGLSDLPILFLTGKQDITDKAVAFYAGADDYLTKPFDVRELLMRVRALLRRASPTWPKSQPRELVVGNLRLDCHSFRLSTPEKTVLLTPVEFELLYYMMSRPGQVFSSERLLREVWGYPPGIGSSDLVRAHIKNIRDKIEPNSAQPRYIRTVGRHGYILN, from the coding sequence ATGCAGAATAGCAAGCGGATACTGGTTGTAGATGACCACGTCGAAGTGGCGAATCTGTGCAAACGCGCCTTGTTATCCGAAGGCTATCAAGTTTCCGTGGCCTATAACGGCGTGGAAGCCCTGCAATGCGCGGAACGGGAAAGACCTGATTTGGTGATTCTAGATATCTTAATGCCAGGGATAGATGGTATTGAGTTGTGCAAATCGCTGCGTGCTACCCCAGGCCTCTCGGATCTGCCTATTCTCTTTTTAACCGGCAAACAGGACATCACAGATAAGGCAGTAGCCTTTTATGCTGGCGCTGACGATTATCTCACCAAGCCGTTCGATGTCCGCGAACTGCTCATGCGCGTGCGCGCGCTGTTGCGGCGGGCATCGCCAACCTGGCCTAAGTCTCAGCCTCGCGAGTTAGTGGTAGGCAATTTGCGCCTGGATTGTCATTCGTTTCGCCTCAGTACTCCGGAGAAGACCGTGTTGCTCACGCCCGTGGAGTTCGAATTGCTGTACTATATGATGAGCCGTCCTGGACAGGTATTCTCGTCGGAGAGGCTCTTGCGCGAGGTGTGGGGTTATCCCCCAGGCATTGGCTCTAGCGATCTTGTGCGCGCACATATTAAGAATATCCGGGATAAAATCGAGCCGAATAGCGCTCAACCCCGCTACATCCGCACTGTGGGACGACACGGCTATATTCTGAACTAG
- a CDS encoding DNA-directed RNA polymerase subunit beta, whose translation MTTTAAPVVQGCGDLGLNNIKSYARIPEVYPLPNLVEIQLNSYEWFKKEGLAELFEEISPIVSYGGDLEMYFLDYWFEEPKYSEEECRARDMTLAAPLYVRVRLKNNAAGGEITEQNVYLGDFPLMTPQGTFVINGAERVVVSQLIRSPGAYFTVEEDHVTGRRLCMAKLIPNRGAWLECDTSRRDVLSVKVDRKRKLPITVLLRATGAIHGVEGDELIREGTDEELLQLFAAMDTSSEHSYLAKTIERDPTKDTRSALEEFYRKMRPGDPPTFENARNYLEALLFNARRYDLGKVGRYKLNRRLQLDIPMQTRTLTKLDLVKIVERMILVNNGVADPDDIDHLGNRRIKTVGELIQNQLRIGLLRMERMIRDRMSTRGPEQLTPAALINIRPVIAVLREFFGGSQLSQFMDQTNPLAELTHKRRLSALGPGGLRRERAGFDVRDVHHSHYGRICPIETPEGPNIGLIGSLSTYARVNEYGFIETPYRVVRRFVPNQREVMLGKVLREQIVDPNSGEVIARAGTEIDEELALQLESLPLQEIPIVPEVTDQVVYLTADEEDQHIIAQAGTRLDEHGHFVDKRVSVRYNQRFLIESADRVEYMDVSPKQIVSVSAALIPFLEHDDANRALMGSNMQRQAVPLLQPEVPLVATGMEKQAALDSGQVVIAQEDGEVVSVTGRAIVIRTPQGLKTYNLRRYNRSNQSTCLDQRPIVSKGDIVKRGQPIADSSSTDQGELALGQNVLVAFLSWEGGNYEDAVLISEDLVRKDKFTSIHIEKHEVEARDTKLGPEEITRDIPNVGEDALRNLDEDGIIHIGAEVGPGDILVGKITPKGETELSPEEKLLRAIFGEKAWEVKDSSLRLPHGERGKVVDIKVFSRDEHRDMSAGVDKLVRVSIAQQRKISEGDKMAGRHGNKGVISRIVPVEDMPYLEDGTPVDIILNPLGVPARMNVGQILETHLGWTAHRLGFRTISPVFDGADEEEISAELARAWMMDRAWRELNQRVWPWFNEMGIDGESLEDDWEAQQIYLREHLPGEIHDLEELLRDYTRARWAWLRQWLAEQGYDLDELCVENGKSVSPEENSAINKKAIAACLRLWLKDLGYDASHIADQDLEAEARRIGTQHKLPLPISGKMILYDGKTGEPFDRPVTVGIIYMMKLAHLVEDKVHARSTGPYSLVTQQPLGGKAQQGGQRFGEMEVWALEAYGAAHTLQEMLTVKSDDVTSRVKAYEAIVKGERIQEPSVPESFRVLVKELQGLALSVQVLNENGELVQFGREESEEILPKLGLGLGLPGFARRPRVG comes from the coding sequence ATGACAACAACTGCCGCGCCTGTGGTGCAAGGCTGTGGTGACCTCGGTCTCAATAATATAAAGTCCTACGCACGCATTCCAGAAGTGTATCCGCTGCCCAACCTCGTTGAGATTCAATTGAACTCGTACGAGTGGTTTAAGAAAGAGGGGCTAGCTGAGCTTTTCGAGGAAATTTCGCCCATTGTCAGCTATGGCGGAGACCTCGAAATGTACTTCTTGGATTACTGGTTCGAGGAACCAAAGTACAGCGAGGAAGAGTGCCGTGCTCGTGACATGACCTTGGCGGCTCCTTTGTACGTCCGCGTGCGCCTGAAGAACAACGCAGCGGGTGGCGAAATCACGGAGCAGAATGTCTATCTGGGCGACTTCCCGTTGATGACGCCGCAAGGGACCTTTGTCATCAACGGGGCAGAGCGAGTAGTCGTGAGCCAGCTCATTCGCTCGCCGGGAGCCTATTTTACGGTAGAAGAGGATCATGTCACTGGCCGCCGTTTGTGCATGGCCAAGCTAATCCCCAACCGCGGTGCCTGGCTGGAATGCGACACCAGTAGGCGGGATGTGCTCTCGGTCAAAGTGGACCGCAAGCGCAAGCTCCCCATCACGGTATTGCTCAGAGCGACTGGCGCGATTCATGGTGTGGAAGGGGATGAACTCATTCGTGAGGGCACGGATGAGGAACTGCTTCAACTCTTTGCGGCGATGGATACCTCCAGTGAGCACTCCTACCTGGCCAAAACTATCGAACGCGATCCAACCAAGGATACCCGTTCGGCATTAGAAGAGTTTTACCGAAAAATGCGCCCTGGCGATCCGCCGACTTTTGAGAACGCTCGAAATTACCTAGAAGCATTGCTGTTCAATGCTCGACGCTATGACCTGGGCAAAGTGGGACGCTACAAACTGAACCGCCGTTTGCAGCTCGATATACCGATGCAAACGCGCACTCTGACTAAACTAGACCTGGTCAAGATCGTAGAGCGCATGATCCTAGTCAACAATGGTGTGGCAGATCCAGACGACATTGATCACCTGGGGAATCGCAGGATCAAGACAGTTGGTGAGCTGATTCAAAACCAGTTACGCATCGGTCTCCTGCGCATGGAGCGCATGATCCGCGACCGCATGAGCACGCGTGGCCCTGAACAACTGACGCCTGCTGCTCTGATCAACATCCGTCCCGTGATTGCCGTGCTGCGCGAGTTCTTTGGCGGCAGTCAGCTTTCGCAGTTCATGGACCAGACCAATCCTTTGGCCGAGTTGACGCACAAACGTCGTTTGTCAGCCCTTGGTCCTGGTGGGTTGCGCCGTGAACGCGCGGGTTTCGATGTGCGCGATGTACACCACAGTCACTATGGACGCATCTGCCCTATCGAAACGCCCGAAGGTCCGAATATTGGTTTGATTGGGTCGTTGTCCACCTATGCTCGTGTCAATGAATATGGCTTTATCGAGACGCCCTACCGCGTGGTACGGCGCTTTGTGCCTAATCAGCGCGAGGTGATGCTGGGCAAGGTGCTGCGCGAACAGATCGTAGATCCAAATAGCGGCGAAGTCATCGCCCGTGCGGGTACGGAGATTGATGAAGAACTGGCGCTGCAGCTCGAGTCTCTGCCTTTGCAAGAGATCCCCATCGTGCCAGAGGTTACCGACCAAGTGGTGTACCTCACTGCCGATGAAGAAGATCAGCACATCATCGCCCAGGCCGGCACCCGGCTAGATGAACACGGCCACTTTGTGGACAAACGCGTTTCGGTGCGCTACAACCAACGCTTCCTGATCGAGTCGGCGGACAGGGTAGAGTACATGGATGTATCGCCGAAGCAAATCGTGAGCGTCTCCGCTGCATTGATTCCTTTCTTGGAACACGATGATGCTAACCGAGCCCTCATGGGTTCGAACATGCAGAGGCAGGCTGTACCGCTGTTGCAACCCGAGGTGCCGCTGGTGGCAACCGGCATGGAAAAGCAAGCCGCGCTGGATTCTGGACAGGTAGTCATCGCTCAAGAGGATGGCGAGGTGGTCAGCGTTACCGGACGCGCCATCGTCATACGCACGCCACAAGGTCTGAAGACATACAACCTGCGCCGTTATAACCGCTCCAATCAGAGCACATGCCTGGATCAACGCCCCATTGTATCCAAAGGGGATATTGTCAAGCGCGGTCAACCTATCGCGGACTCTTCCTCAACCGACCAGGGAGAGCTGGCTTTGGGTCAGAACGTCCTGGTGGCTTTCCTATCTTGGGAAGGAGGGAACTATGAGGACGCTGTTCTCATCAGCGAAGACCTTGTGCGCAAGGACAAGTTTACCTCCATCCATATCGAGAAGCATGAAGTAGAAGCCCGCGATACCAAGTTGGGGCCAGAGGAGATTACCCGCGACATCCCCAATGTAGGTGAGGATGCTCTGCGCAATCTGGACGAAGATGGCATCATTCACATCGGAGCGGAAGTTGGCCCCGGTGATATCCTGGTGGGCAAGATAACGCCAAAGGGCGAGACGGAATTGAGCCCTGAGGAAAAATTGCTCCGAGCCATTTTTGGTGAAAAGGCTTGGGAGGTCAAGGATTCTTCCTTGCGTCTGCCCCATGGTGAGCGGGGCAAGGTGGTGGACATCAAAGTCTTTTCCCGGGATGAGCATCGGGATATGTCCGCGGGCGTGGATAAACTGGTGCGTGTCAGCATAGCCCAGCAACGCAAAATCAGCGAAGGGGATAAGATGGCTGGGCGACATGGGAACAAAGGTGTGATTTCCCGCATTGTGCCTGTCGAAGACATGCCCTATCTGGAGGATGGTACTCCCGTGGACATTATCCTGAACCCGCTGGGTGTACCCGCCCGTATGAATGTGGGGCAGATTCTGGAGACGCATCTGGGTTGGACGGCGCATCGCCTTGGCTTTCGCACGATCTCCCCGGTCTTTGACGGTGCTGATGAGGAAGAAATTTCGGCTGAGCTGGCGCGTGCCTGGATGATGGACAGGGCCTGGCGTGAACTGAACCAAAGGGTGTGGCCTTGGTTTAACGAGATGGGCATAGATGGCGAAAGCCTAGAGGACGATTGGGAGGCGCAACAGATTTATTTGCGCGAGCATCTGCCAGGAGAAATCCATGATCTTGAGGAGTTGCTCCGTGACTATACGCGCGCGCGGTGGGCCTGGCTGCGGCAATGGCTGGCAGAGCAAGGCTATGATTTGGACGAACTCTGCGTGGAAAACGGCAAGTCGGTCAGCCCGGAGGAAAACTCCGCTATCAACAAGAAGGCAATAGCTGCCTGCTTGCGCTTGTGGCTGAAGGACCTAGGATACGATGCTTCCCACATCGCGGATCAAGACTTGGAGGCAGAAGCCAGGCGCATTGGCACGCAACACAAGTTGCCTTTGCCTATTTCGGGCAAGATGATCCTGTACGATGGGAAAACAGGTGAGCCGTTTGATCGTCCGGTGACGGTGGGCATCATTTACATGATGAAACTAGCGCACTTGGTGGAGGATAAGGTTCATGCCCGTTCCACAGGACCTTACTCACTGGTGACGCAGCAACCTTTGGGTGGTAAGGCACAGCAGGGAGGACAGCGCTTTGGCGAGATGGAAGTGTGGGCTTTGGAAGCATATGGCGCTGCGCATACTCTGCAAGAGATGCTGACGGTCAAGTCGGATGACGTGACCAGCCGCGTCAAAGCCTACGAGGCCATTGTGAAAGGGGAGCGCATCCAGGAACCGAGTGTGCCCGAGTCCTTCCGCGTGCTGGTTAAGGAGTTGCAGGGTCTGGCCCTGTCCGTGCAGGTCTTGAACGAGAATGGTGAGTTGGTCCAGTTTGGCCGTGAGGAGAGCGAGGAAATATTGCCCAAACTGGGATTGGGGCTGGGCCTACCTGGCTTTGCCCGGCGCCCGCGTGTGGGGTAA
- a CDS encoding anaerobic ribonucleoside-triphosphate reductase activating protein, translating into MDIKAVLPTSLIEYPEHISTVLYVGACNFRCPYCYNVDLVLRPAQLPDLEPAQVLQELEARRGFVDGVVITGGEPTLQPDLPAFLSQVRRLGLAIKLDTNGYRPDVLSECLQRSLVDYVAMDIKSSLAKYEQAAGVVVDAMRLLQSIQLLLRSDIEHEFRTTVVPGLVDLSDVQAIVQLIAGAKRYYLQYFRPGPTVGWGENAPVGPPSQDLMQRMAEIAARAVPEVGIRGQPMGEHGDALLM; encoded by the coding sequence GTGGACATAAAAGCAGTTTTACCCACTTCCCTAATCGAATACCCTGAGCACATCTCCACCGTCCTGTATGTCGGTGCCTGCAACTTCCGTTGTCCTTATTGCTACAACGTAGATTTGGTGTTGCGTCCCGCCCAGTTGCCCGACCTCGAGCCAGCCCAGGTGCTGCAAGAACTGGAGGCACGGCGCGGATTTGTTGACGGCGTCGTCATCACTGGCGGTGAACCCACTCTGCAGCCAGATTTGCCTGCCTTCCTGTCCCAAGTCCGCCGATTGGGACTGGCTATCAAGCTGGATACCAACGGTTACCGGCCGGATGTGTTGAGCGAATGCCTACAACGGAGTTTGGTGGACTATGTGGCGATGGATATCAAAAGTAGCCTAGCAAAATATGAGCAGGCTGCGGGTGTGGTGGTGGATGCAATGCGTCTGTTGCAATCCATCCAACTCCTCCTCCGTTCGGACATCGAGCACGAATTCCGCACGACAGTAGTCCCTGGTCTGGTGGATTTGTCAGATGTGCAAGCCATTGTGCAACTTATCGCAGGCGCCAAGAGGTATTACTTGCAGTATTTCCGCCCCGGGCCGACGGTTGGTTGGGGCGAGAACGCCCCTGTCGGTCCTCCTTCTCAGGACTTGATGCAGCGCATGGCCGAAATAGCGGCGCGTGCAGTGCCAGAAGTGGGCATCCGTGGGCAGCCGATGGGTGAGCACGGCGACGCTCTCCTCATGTAG
- a CDS encoding thioredoxin domain-containing protein: MVHPKAQKASEAALCAARQSVAAFWAMHDLLFSRMQEWNELPDATTRFVEYATELGLDAEAFAACLESGETAAQVQTETEQGLAMGVTGIPAFFINDWFLSGAKSFATFQQVIEAALRNEHPVPTPVPFAANPEHPGYTYSGDITLGAPEAPLLLLEFVDFASETNYRYFLETWPKLKKYVDAGKVRVVVKHFPETDQAYRAAEVAECAGEQGAFWAMHDLLFQRQQEWNHAEDFLPLLKGYATELGLNADAFSACLDEGQMRAKVEQDVMIAQWNQLPPAPQFVLIRGSQSYLVLLEELLEAMDSLTQ; encoded by the coding sequence TTGGTCCATCCCAAAGCACAAAAGGCTTCTGAAGCAGCACTATGCGCTGCCCGGCAAAGCGTTGCTGCTTTTTGGGCTATGCACGATCTGCTCTTTTCACGGATGCAGGAATGGAACGAATTGCCAGATGCGACCACCCGCTTTGTGGAGTATGCTACCGAGCTAGGTCTCGATGCAGAGGCTTTTGCAGCGTGTCTGGAGTCGGGGGAGACGGCAGCTCAAGTCCAGACGGAAACGGAGCAGGGTCTAGCCATGGGAGTCACAGGAATCCCTGCCTTTTTCATCAACGACTGGTTTCTGTCTGGTGCCAAATCCTTTGCGACATTCCAACAGGTGATCGAAGCAGCGCTGCGCAACGAGCATCCAGTGCCAACTCCTGTGCCCTTTGCTGCCAATCCAGAGCACCCAGGCTATACCTACAGCGGCGATATTACCCTGGGTGCACCCGAGGCGCCCCTGTTGTTGCTCGAGTTCGTTGATTTTGCAAGCGAGACGAATTACCGCTATTTTTTGGAAACCTGGCCCAAACTGAAGAAATACGTGGACGCAGGCAAGGTACGGGTGGTGGTCAAGCATTTTCCGGAGACGGATCAAGCGTACAGAGCAGCCGAGGTAGCGGAATGCGCTGGGGAGCAGGGAGCTTTCTGGGCCATGCACGATCTGCTTTTCCAGCGGCAGCAGGAATGGAACCACGCCGAGGATTTCCTACCGTTGTTGAAAGGGTATGCGACTGAATTGGGGCTGAATGCGGATGCTTTCTCCGCTTGTCTAGACGAAGGACAGATGCGGGCTAAGGTGGAACAGGATGTCATGATTGCACAATGGAACCAATTGCCGCCTGCACCGCAGTTTGTGCTCATACGGGGGAGTCAGAGTTACCTCGTGCTCCTAGAAGAATTGTTGGAAGCAATGGATTCTTTGACACAATAG